A window of Fusarium oxysporum Fo47 chromosome II, complete sequence genomic DNA:
AGGCTTGGCCCTGTATCCTGAGCCTTGTCATTGCTGTAACGTTAACTGGAGCTCGCAGCTGAACTTCCATGATCCATCAACTGTTTTAATATCATCGTATCCACTTGCACGGTATCACCGATAACTTCTTCCCCATACCATATCTTATTCCAAAACAGAGCTAGACCCAGAAGCCGTTAccgttgaagaaaaggaaagggTCAAACCTCCCTCCCCCCTCCCTTTCAGCCCTGTAACCTAACGCGCGGCCATCCGTCCGCGGAGGGAAAAGAACCATGCCGAAAAGCATCGTCAAGTATCCCTACGTCTGGCTGTGCTGCGGCTTCGCTGCCCTCGGGGCTTGTCTGTACGGCTACGAGGGCGTATACTTTACCGGAGTTTCGACTCTCGGTAGGTCTTTCAGTGTAGAAGTATCCTCATATAGCTGACTGTCAAGATGTCTTTGTTCGCGACTTTGGAACGCGgggtgatgatggcgaaTTCCACATCTCTCCCCAGAATCTAGCTGTCATGACGAGCATGATCAATGTGGGCGAGTTAGTGGGATCGTTGTTAGCAGCACCGTTAAACGATCTATTCGGCCGAAAGGGCTCGCTCTTCACCGGCTCCGTTGCCGTGGTCGTTGGTGTTGTAATGCAGCTCTCTACGACTTCGAGTCGTCCTCTTATCACCGCCGGTAGAGCCGTATCCGGGTTTGGGGTGGGAACCTTTTCGGTAACTTCGCCTTTGTACATGGGAGTAGGTCTTCTAAAGTCTCCGATTGATTATGTGAGAGTGTTATTATTGATCGTGTGATTACTTGTAGGAAATAGCGCCGGAGTCTTTGAGAAGTCCCCTTCTTATGTGCTGGCAGCTTGTTTTGTCTATCTCACAGATCATCGCTGCTGGTATCAACAGGAGTGTTATTCACAACGACACGAGCTTTGCATATCGATTTCCAATTGGATTTCAGCTTATCTTCCCATTGATTCTATTTTTCGGAATTACATGGCTTCCAGAATCGCCGCGTTGGCTGCTCCGTCGTGGTCGTCATGACAAAGCGATGCGTTCTCTCCGCTTACTTCACCATGAAGACAAGCACTACGACGCCAAACCCGTGATGCAAAATAtcgaagaagatctcgaaaAAGAAAGTTCTAGTGAAATCGAAAGTGCGTGGATTCAACTAATCACAGATCCGATTGAACGTCGCAAAGTGATCTACAGTGCCGGTGCCCTGATCGCCCAGCAGATCAACGGAATCCAATGGTTTTACTACTTCGgcaccatcttctccaaagCAATTGGACTCAAAGACCCGTTTCTAATGACACTTATTGTATTCATCATTCAGGTCTTTGTCGTCCTTGCGGCGGTGTTGCTGGCCAACAAGATCCCACGACGACCTCTTTTGCTGATCACCACGGGCGTTATGACAGTGTCTATCTTTGTGGTAGGATGCCTGGGTATTCCAGGTGGAACTCCAAGTGAAACTGTAGGGAAAGTGATTATCAGTTTTGTGATTATTGAGATTGTAGCCTTTAATTTTGCTTGGGGTCCCCTTGGCTGGACTATTGTAAGTGTTTCGCCATTTCACTTGTCGTCTTTCTGACACTCTTGACTTAGGCTTCCGAAATGGCCGTTGGAAGAAACCGAAACAAAATCTACGCAGTCGCAGTCGCTTCTTTCTGGGTCACGGTCTGGGCTACCGTCTTCACCCTACCATACCTCTACTACTCCGCCAACCTCGGTCCCAAGACAGGCTTCGTATATACAGGCTTATGCTTCGTCACGTTGACTTACGTATACTTCTGCGTCGGCGAAGTTACAGGCCGCAGTATGGAGGAGATAAACGGCTTCTTTCGTGATGGTATCCCTGCACGACATTGGAAGAAGCAGCCGTTCGTTGAAGCCCAGAGAGATCACCAAGTCAACCTCGTTGAGGTACAGGGACACGAAAAGACAGCGAATCGCTGAGATGAGTTATGAATTATGTGTCTATGAGATCTATACCCGATTGTTGTCTATATGTCGGTCATGAATACAACTCCTTTGAAGAATCCCTGAATGTCATCTATGGTCGACTGTGCCAATACCCTCCATAGCTTCGGTTGAAATACACCGTCTTGGTGACTATATTCTCCTTTCCGTTGTGAATGACATTTCTGGGCACTTCAATATATCCTGAATGTAGTTGCTTGCGAGACCACGTCTTGTCTCCTCTGTGTCTCTGTCTTGAGCGCGCAGTGGGTTGCTGAATATCTGGAGGAGGTAGTTGCGGCAAAGGCTGCGCTTTTCCAAAAAGAGGTTCCAAAGGTTCAGACTCATAAGTTAAGGTTACGTCTGGTGTTGCTCGACCATAACCCATACTGTCTCTAGTGAAGCGATCCGTGAAGCCCACGCTTCCCATCCATGTTTCTTGTCGCCCCATACTTGAGTATGGCGATGGTGAAGGTGTGTTGTTTTGAGCTTGTCTATTGTAACTGGATGCAGTGATAGGGTTTGAAGGTCTACCAGTGTATGAGGGAGCGTAGGGTGCTTGTTGAGTCAACAAAGTTGGGTTGACAGTCTGCATTGTGTGTTGAGGTTGCTGATATTGGTATTGCGGAACTGAAGAATAATTGTACGTAGATCGTTCCATTTTGCAAAAAACCGAGCTTCagatatgatatgatattCTTTATTTCTTGTTGTATATGCTATTTGAACAAGAACGTTGAAGTGATTATTATACATCTTTATATGAGTGCTTCTGTTCATAAGTTCTTCAATATCCTCACCCTCAACAACGCCACAGTTTCTTTCTTTAGACTGTTCCTGAAAAATGAAACAAACACCCAACTAACAGCTTTAATTGTAAGAGTTCAGATCCCTGTTTCAGCAATGAGCCgcttctttgttctttgttctcttGGCAGGGGTTCCAACGATTTACCTGtgctgaggttgaagataCCCAAAACAGGTACGGAAACGCCGCCATAACAAAGAAATGCtttttttgttcttctgaCGTAGACATAGATTCATTGTCCATCACTGCTGGCAGTGCTTGAGATACATCATTCGTCATGGCCACGTAGCTCTGGACTATGCACGCTGCCCTTTCTCTGCGCTGATAACCTTTCATGCCGTGAAGTGTAAATAATCCAAAAGCAGTTGATAGTCCAATTGGAATATTTTGCATGGTATATATGGCTTGTTTGTGTAGAGTGGCGCTTCACATTGCGGTTGCGAATTCAACTGCAAGCATGTTTTATTTTCTTTCCAAATGGATAACCCTATGACATTTATGCTTAACCTTCTCAAAGGTTTATAAGTTTGTCAAAACCTGAGGTTCTACAAGCTGAACATATCTGTATATATAACTTCGGACAATAGAAAGAATAGGCCGCTAGGCGGACAAGATTATTTGTATAGTGATTGACTTTACCACCGAAGCCTCGGGCCTCATTTTGCAAATCAAGGCGCCATAATGGACTTTTATGCATCATCACTTCTCTGTATGACTCGAAGACATGGAATGAAAACGATGAATCGACGGGAGATCAATATTGGAGGGACTGTCCTTATAACATTCTTAGATCGCCCACTTTCTCCCTGTCTCTTGAAAACACAATCATCCCAGCCTGAACataatatcatcaagatgTACCTCCTACTACTAATTTACACCTTGATCGGCGTGGCTATCGCCCAAAATGTATTTACTACAGGAACATGTGTGACTTCGCGAGGATGCGGCGCCTTTCCTACTGCTTCGCGTACACCTCCCACTACGATAACGAATACCATTCAGTTAACACTAACCCGCATCGTAACCGTCTGTCCTACAGCGACAGTCTTTGCCTTCAATAGCACCTCAACCACAACTGGAACTCAAACTGTCAACTCAACTGTGGTCTCTGCTCTGCGGGTCACCGAGACGTCTACTGTCACGACTGATGGTGAGCCAAAAGCCCCGGAAGAAGACTATGATTCTGACCCCGTGTAGTCACCTCCACCGACAAGGAAGAAGCTACTACTACTGTCACGTCAACAAGTACCGTGACATTGACAGCTACCATTCGACACACATCTACTATTCCTGCTACAGCAGGCTTCGTCCCCATCGCCTCTGAACCAGGCTACGTCCGTCGACGCCGTAACAAACGTGGCGATGACAAGTTGGTACCAACGGCTCAACCGGCCCTGGAAAAGAGATGCTGGCCAGATATCCAAGCTGTTGTCTGCAACACTACTATTTTCACTCTGACCGCCCAAACCGTTACCCGGGTTAGATGTCGCACGCCGCTACCTACTATAACTGTGACTCGGAACGTAACTGTGAACACTGCTACTGCGACTGTTACTACTACAATTATCAGTACGCGGACTGAGAGTACGACTGTGCAGGCCACTGTGGAAAATGTGATTACTGAGACGACTACCTcgacttggacttggaccACAGGGCCTATCGATTGGAATACGACATTCTTTGCGACCACAACTCTCGCTACTGCAACGACATATGCTGCATGTCAAGCGAATAACCTCATCAATTCAGCGAACGGAGGACATTTCATCTGGCAAATCAACTACGGTGGTTCAAGAAATCAGATCCAAGTTGGAATTCCAGCACGGAATGCTTACGAATGCTGTGTAGCATGCCATCAAACTCGTAACTGCATCTGGTCCAACTTCCCAGGAGGCTGCGAATTGGTAATTGCGAACTCCTGCAATTCCAACGACAACTTCAATTCATCATTCATCACTTCACCAGATGTGAGGAGGGGAACGACGATTAGTAACG
This region includes:
- a CDS encoding general substrate transporter is translated as MPKSIVKYPYVWLCCGFAALGACLYGYEGVYFTGVSTLDVFVRDFGTRGDDGEFHISPQNLAVMTSMINVGELVGSLLAAPLNDLFGRKGSLFTGSVAVVVGVVMQLSTTSSRPLITAGRAVSGFGVGTFSVTSPLYMGEIAPESLRSPLLMCWQLVLSISQIIAAGINRSVIHNDTSFAYRFPIGFQLIFPLILFFGITWLPESPRWLLRRGRHDKAMRSLRLLHHEDKHYDAKPVMQNIEEDLEKESSSEIESAWIQLITDPIERRKVIYSAGALIAQQINGIQWFYYFGTIFSKAIGLKDPFLMTLIVFIIQVFVVLAAVLLANKIPRRPLLLITTGVMTVSIFVVGCLGIPGGTPSETVGKVIISFVIIEIVAFNFAWGPLGWTIASEMAVGRNRNKIYAVAVASFWVTVWATVFTLPYLYYSANLGPKTGFVYTGLCFVTLTYVYFCVGEVTGRSMEEINGFFRDGIPARHWKKQPFVEAQRDHQVNLVEVQGHEKTANR